One Streptomyces sp. NBC_00102 DNA segment encodes these proteins:
- a CDS encoding homoserine dehydrogenase, with translation MRTRPLKVALLGCGVVGSEVARIMTTHADDLAARIGAPVELAGVAVRRPSKVREGIDPALITTDATALVKRGDIDVVIEVIGGIEPARTLITSAFEHGASVVSANKALLAEDGTALHAAAEEHGRDLYYEAAVAGAIPLVRPLRESLAGDKVNRVLGIVNGTTNFILDKMDTSGAGYSEALDEATALGYAEADPTADVEGFDAAAKAAILAGIAFHTRVKIGEVHREGITEVTAADIASARRMGCTVKLLAICERAADGQSVTARVHPAMIPLSHPLASVREAYNAVFVEAEAAGQLMFYGPGAGGSPTASAVLGDLVAVCRNKLNGATGPGESAYTRLPVSPMGEVVTRYHISLDVADKPGVLAQVATVFAEQGVSIDTVRQQGRQDASGEASLVVVTHRAPDSALSATVEALRKLDTVRGVASIMRVEGE, from the coding sequence ATGCGTACGCGTCCGCTGAAGGTGGCGCTGCTGGGCTGTGGAGTGGTCGGCTCAGAGGTGGCGCGCATCATGACGACGCACGCCGACGACCTCGCCGCGCGCATCGGCGCGCCGGTGGAGCTCGCCGGCGTCGCCGTCCGCCGCCCCTCGAAGGTGCGCGAGGGGATCGATCCCGCGCTCATCACCACCGACGCCACGGCGCTGGTCAAACGCGGTGACATCGACGTGGTGATCGAGGTCATCGGCGGCATCGAGCCGGCCCGCACCCTCATCACCTCGGCCTTCGAGCACGGCGCGAGCGTCGTCTCCGCCAACAAGGCGCTGCTCGCCGAGGACGGCACGGCCCTCCACGCCGCCGCCGAGGAGCACGGCCGCGACCTCTACTACGAGGCCGCCGTCGCAGGAGCCATCCCGCTGGTACGCCCGCTGCGCGAGTCCCTCGCCGGCGACAAGGTCAACCGGGTGCTCGGCATCGTCAACGGCACGACCAACTTCATCCTCGACAAGATGGACACCAGCGGCGCCGGTTACTCCGAGGCGCTCGACGAGGCCACCGCCCTCGGGTACGCCGAGGCCGACCCGACCGCCGACGTCGAGGGCTTCGACGCCGCCGCGAAGGCCGCCATCCTCGCCGGGATCGCCTTCCACACCCGGGTGAAGATCGGCGAGGTGCACCGCGAGGGCATCACCGAGGTCACCGCCGCCGACATCGCTTCCGCCCGCCGCATGGGCTGCACCGTCAAGCTCCTCGCCATCTGCGAGCGGGCCGCGGACGGGCAGTCGGTCACCGCGCGCGTGCACCCCGCGATGATCCCGCTCAGCCACCCGCTGGCCTCCGTCCGCGAGGCGTACAACGCCGTCTTCGTCGAGGCCGAGGCGGCCGGGCAGCTGATGTTCTACGGCCCCGGCGCCGGCGGTTCGCCGACCGCCTCCGCGGTCCTCGGCGACCTCGTCGCCGTCTGCCGCAACAAGCTCAACGGCGCCACCGGTCCCGGTGAGTCCGCCTACACGCGCCTGCCCGTCAGCCCGATGGGCGAGGTCGTGACGCGCTACCACATCAGCCTCGACGTCGCCGACAAACCGGGCGTTCTCGCCCAGGTCGCCACGGTCTTCGCCGAGCAGGGTGTGTCGATCGATACCGTTCGTCAGCAAGGCCGACAGGACGCGAGCGGCGAGGCATCTCTCGTCGTCGTCACCCACCGCGCGCCCGACTCCGCCCTCTCGGCGACCGTCGAAGCGCTGCGCAAGCTCGACACCGTCCGCGGTGTCGCCAGCATCATGCGTGTTGAAGGGGAGTAA
- the thrC gene encoding threonine synthase, producing the protein MTSKGTHQWRGIIEEYRDRLPVTAATPIVTLREGGTPLVPAQVLSERTGCEVHLKVEGANPTGSFKDRGMTMAITRAKEEGAQAVICASTGNTSASAAAYAVRAGMVCAVLVPRGKIALGKMGQALVHGAKILQVDGNFDDCLTLARSLSDNYPVALVNSVNPVRIEGQKTAAFEIVDALGDAPDIHVLPVGNAGNITAYWKGYTEYAGDGLATHRPRMWGFQASGSAPIVRGEIVKDPATIATAIRIGNPASWNYALAARDESGGFIDEVTDRQILSAYRLLAAQEGVFVEPASAASVAGLLKAAEEGKVDPGQRIVCTVTGNGLKDPDWAVAGAPQPVTVPVDAATAAEKLGLV; encoded by the coding sequence ATGACCAGCAAGGGCACCCACCAGTGGCGCGGCATCATCGAGGAGTACCGGGACCGTCTTCCGGTCACGGCTGCGACGCCGATCGTCACACTCCGTGAGGGCGGTACGCCGCTCGTTCCGGCGCAGGTCCTGTCCGAGCGTACGGGCTGCGAGGTGCACCTCAAGGTCGAGGGCGCCAACCCCACCGGTTCGTTCAAGGACCGCGGCATGACCATGGCCATCACCCGGGCCAAGGAGGAGGGTGCTCAGGCCGTCATCTGCGCCTCCACCGGCAACACCTCCGCCTCCGCCGCCGCGTACGCGGTGCGCGCCGGGATGGTCTGCGCCGTCCTCGTGCCGCGGGGCAAGATCGCGCTCGGCAAGATGGGGCAGGCGCTCGTGCACGGCGCCAAGATCCTCCAGGTCGACGGCAACTTCGACGACTGCCTGACGCTGGCCCGCTCGCTCTCGGACAACTACCCGGTGGCGCTGGTCAATTCGGTCAACCCGGTCCGCATCGAGGGCCAGAAGACCGCCGCGTTCGAGATCGTCGACGCGCTGGGCGACGCCCCGGACATCCACGTCCTGCCGGTCGGCAACGCGGGCAACATCACGGCCTACTGGAAGGGCTACACCGAGTACGCCGGTGACGGCCTGGCCACCCACCGGCCGCGCATGTGGGGCTTCCAGGCCTCCGGCTCCGCGCCCATCGTGCGCGGCGAGATCGTGAAGGACCCGGCGACGATCGCCACCGCGATCCGGATCGGCAACCCGGCGTCCTGGAACTACGCGCTGGCCGCCCGGGACGAGTCCGGCGGCTTCATCGACGAGGTGACGGACCGTCAGATCCTGTCCGCCTACCGCCTGTTGGCCGCGCAAGAGGGCGTCTTCGTGGAGCCCGCCTCGGCCGCCTCCGTCGCCGGTCTGCTCAAGGCCGCCGAAGAGGGCAAGGTCGACCCCGGTCAGCGGATCGTCTGCACCGTCACCGGCAACGGCCTCAAGGACCCCGACTGGGCCGTCGCGGGCGCACCGCAGCCCGTCACCGTCCCGGTCGACGCCGCCACCGCGGCGGAGAAGCTCGGCCTCGTCTGA
- the nrtL gene encoding ArgS-related anticodon-binding protein NrtL, with translation MTPADLSRTVLHAVRRAVDEDALRVAVPARVRVERTRPGGSGDYACAVALQLARPAALPAYEVARILKDRIAAEPGIGRVEITGPGFLNLTLDATADGAARLALVTEVAARGTGYGHGTALSGEEPLLTYAPEVRAAVTADAVAALLRSQGAAPRTAPAGPADPAWSGLGVAAGTGPGAARADTAGTIGPVPAGVPAAELLVRLGPDAARWGLLRAAGHDRAALGDGLLVQSAANPLFLVRYAHARARAVLRAARELGVRVAPDAYGAPDAYGASDACGADGPEHEAPFGEPAALTLAALLADHPAVLLAAARHRAPDRLARHLEAVAHAFFDFHDACPPLPAGDEKPSAAHRSRPALAEAAGTVLAGGLSLLGISAPEHL, from the coding sequence GTGGAGCGGACGCGGCCCGGCGGCAGCGGGGACTACGCCTGCGCCGTGGCGCTCCAGCTGGCCCGCCCGGCGGCGCTGCCCGCGTACGAGGTCGCCCGCATCCTCAAGGACCGCATCGCCGCCGAGCCCGGCATCGGGCGGGTCGAGATCACCGGACCCGGCTTCCTCAATCTCACGCTCGACGCCACCGCCGACGGTGCCGCGCGGCTCGCCCTCGTGACCGAGGTGGCGGCGCGCGGGACCGGGTACGGCCACGGGACGGCGCTGAGCGGCGAGGAGCCCCTGCTGACGTACGCGCCCGAGGTCCGGGCCGCCGTCACCGCCGACGCGGTGGCCGCGCTGCTGCGGTCCCAGGGCGCCGCCCCGCGTACCGCCCCGGCAGGGCCCGCCGACCCCGCGTGGAGCGGCCTCGGGGTCGCCGCCGGGACGGGCCCCGGAGCCGCGCGGGCCGACACCGCGGGGACGATCGGCCCGGTGCCCGCCGGTGTTCCTGCCGCCGAGCTGCTCGTACGCCTCGGGCCCGACGCCGCCCGCTGGGGGCTGCTGCGGGCCGCCGGCCACGACCGGGCCGCGCTCGGCGACGGACTCCTCGTCCAGAGCGCCGCCAACCCGCTCTTCCTCGTCCGCTACGCCCACGCCCGCGCCCGTGCCGTCCTCAGGGCCGCCCGCGAACTCGGCGTCCGGGTCGCGCCCGACGCGTACGGGGCGCCCGACGCGTACGGGGCGTCCGACGCGTGCGGGGCGGACGGCCCGGAGCACGAGGCCCCCTTCGGTGAGCCGGCCGCCCTCACGCTCGCCGCGCTCCTCGCCGACCACCCGGCGGTCCTGCTCGCCGCCGCCCGGCACCGCGCGCCCGACCGGCTCGCGCGTCATCTCGAAGCCGTCGCGCACGCCTTCTTCGACTTCCACGACGCCTGCCCCCCGCTTCCCGCCGGCGACGAGAAACCCTCGGCCGCCCACCGCTCCCGGCCGGCCCTCGCCGAAGCCGCCGGAACGGTGCTGGCCGGCGGCCTGTCCCTGCTCGGTATCAGTGCGCCCGAACATCTTTGA
- the lysA gene encoding diaminopimelate decarboxylase has product MSRSAHPAGPRHADVVPEGHYAAPPADLNILDEKVWSRTVTRDADGALTVGGIEVARLAEEFGTPAYFLDEADFRARCRAWADAFGADADVYYAGKAFLSRAIVRWLREEGLNLDVCSGGELTTALDAGMPAERIAFHGNNKTVDEIERAVSAGVGRIVLDSFQEIVRVAHVAQRLGKRQRVQIRVTVGVEAHTHEFIATAHEDQKFGIALAGGLAAEAVRRALTLDGLELTGIHSHIGSQIFDMAGFEVSARRVVQLLAEVRDEHGVELSEIDLGGGLGIAYTSGDDPREPHEIAKALGDIVTRECEAASLATPRISVEPGRAIVGPTAFTLYEVGTIKPLEGLRTYVSVDGGMSDNIRTALYDAEYSVALVSRTSDAEPMLVRVVGKHCESGDIVVKDAFLPADLAPGDLIAVPATGAYCRSMASNYNHALRPPVVAVRDGEARVIVRRETEEDLLRLDVG; this is encoded by the coding sequence ATGAGCCGATCCGCCCACCCCGCCGGACCCCGTCACGCCGATGTCGTCCCCGAGGGGCACTACGCGGCCCCGCCCGCCGACCTGAACATCCTCGACGAGAAGGTCTGGTCGCGCACCGTCACCCGTGACGCGGACGGCGCTCTCACCGTCGGCGGCATCGAAGTCGCCCGGCTCGCCGAGGAGTTCGGTACCCCGGCCTACTTCCTCGACGAGGCGGACTTCCGGGCCCGCTGCCGGGCCTGGGCCGACGCCTTCGGCGCCGACGCCGACGTCTACTACGCGGGCAAGGCGTTCCTCTCCCGCGCGATCGTGCGCTGGCTCCGCGAGGAGGGGCTCAACCTCGACGTCTGCTCCGGCGGCGAGCTGACCACGGCGCTGGACGCCGGGATGCCCGCCGAGCGCATCGCCTTCCACGGCAACAACAAGACGGTCGACGAGATCGAGCGGGCCGTCTCGGCCGGTGTCGGCCGTATCGTCCTCGACTCCTTCCAGGAGATCGTCCGCGTCGCGCACGTCGCCCAGCGACTCGGCAAGCGCCAGCGGGTGCAGATCCGGGTCACCGTCGGCGTGGAGGCGCACACCCACGAGTTCATCGCCACCGCGCACGAGGACCAGAAGTTCGGCATCGCGCTGGCCGGCGGCCTCGCGGCCGAGGCAGTGCGCCGGGCCCTCACCCTGGACGGCCTGGAACTCACCGGCATCCACTCGCACATCGGCTCGCAGATCTTCGACATGGCCGGTTTCGAGGTCTCCGCCCGCCGGGTGGTCCAGCTCCTCGCCGAGGTGCGCGACGAGCACGGGGTCGAGCTCTCCGAGATCGACCTCGGCGGCGGTCTGGGCATCGCCTACACCTCCGGCGACGACCCGCGCGAGCCGCACGAGATCGCCAAGGCGCTCGGCGACATCGTCACCCGCGAGTGCGAGGCCGCGAGCCTCGCCACCCCCCGGATCTCCGTCGAGCCCGGCCGCGCCATCGTCGGCCCCACCGCCTTCACCCTCTACGAGGTCGGCACGATCAAGCCGCTCGAAGGGCTCCGCACGTACGTCAGCGTCGACGGCGGGATGTCCGACAACATCCGTACCGCGCTCTACGACGCGGAGTACAGCGTCGCGCTCGTCTCGCGCACCTCGGACGCCGAGCCGATGCTGGTCCGCGTCGTCGGCAAGCACTGCGAGAGCGGCGACATCGTGGTCAAGGACGCGTTCCTGCCGGCCGACCTGGCGCCGGGCGACCTGATCGCCGTACCGGCCACCGGTGCGTACTGCCGGTCGATGGCGAGCAACTACAACCACGCGCTCCGCCCGCCCGTCGTCGCCGTGCGCGACGGAGAGGCGCGCGTCATCGTCCGGCGCGAGACGGAGGAAGATCTCCTGCGTCTCGATGTCGGCTGA